From the genome of Candidatus Buchananbacteria bacterium, one region includes:
- a CDS encoding CTP synthase: MSKFIFVMGGVMSGVGKGVTAASIGKILQSRGYRVTAIKIDPYINVDAGTMNPTEHGEVFVTDDGDETDQDIGNYERFLNTDILRVNYMTTGRVYQSVINRERNLEYGGKCVEVVPHIPEEVISRIKKAAVKSRADITIIEVGGTVGEYQNVLFLEAGRMMHYRNHEDVLFILVSYLPVPGTLGEMKTKPTQYAVQQVNAAGIQPDFIIARSILPIDEPRKQKISTFCNVSKHDVISNPDVESIYEIPLILERENLSEKILKKLKLKPKKKNLSDWQKMVRSIKNAKKKVKIGIVGKYFATGDFVLPDSYISVIEAVKHAGLANGVKPEIHWINSDVYEKNPSLVKELKDYDGVIVPGGFGSRGIEGKIQAIKYVRENGIPYLGLCYGMQLATIEFARNVAKLTDAASTEFKPNTKHPVIHIMPDQAEKMAKKQYGNTMRLGAYPAVLDKNSKSIGLYGTKKISERHRHRYEFNNDYRDRLTKKGLLLAGLSPDKHLVEIIEIPSHPFFVGTQFHPELKSRPLNPHPLFKGLVAAAKKRSVAKK; the protein is encoded by the coding sequence ATGTCAAAATTTATTTTTGTGATGGGGGGAGTAATGTCCGGGGTTGGCAAAGGGGTAACCGCCGCTTCAATCGGAAAAATTCTTCAGTCCCGGGGATACCGGGTTACCGCGATTAAGATTGATCCATATATTAATGTTGATGCCGGCACAATGAACCCGACCGAACACGGTGAAGTGTTTGTTACCGATGATGGCGACGAAACCGATCAGGATATCGGCAATTATGAACGATTTTTAAACACGGATATTTTGCGTGTTAATTATATGACTACCGGCCGGGTGTATCAGTCTGTGATCAACCGCGAACGCAACTTGGAGTATGGTGGTAAGTGTGTTGAAGTGGTGCCGCATATCCCTGAAGAGGTGATTAGCCGGATTAAGAAGGCGGCCGTTAAATCAAGGGCCGATATTACAATTATTGAAGTTGGCGGAACGGTTGGTGAGTATCAAAATGTTTTATTTCTTGAGGCCGGCAGAATGATGCATTACCGAAATCATGAAGATGTTTTGTTTATTTTAGTAAGCTATTTACCGGTGCCCGGTACCCTTGGTGAAATGAAGACTAAGCCAACCCAATATGCGGTACAGCAAGTTAATGCGGCCGGGATCCAACCGGACTTTATTATTGCTCGATCAATCTTGCCGATTGATGAGCCGCGGAAACAAAAGATCTCAACTTTTTGCAACGTCAGTAAACACGACGTTATTTCTAATCCTGACGTAGAATCAATTTATGAAATTCCTTTGATTTTGGAGCGAGAAAATTTGAGTGAGAAAATTTTGAAAAAATTAAAGCTTAAGCCGAAAAAGAAGAATTTGTCTGATTGGCAGAAAATGGTTCGCTCAATTAAGAATGCCAAAAAGAAGGTAAAAATTGGTATTGTTGGTAAATATTTTGCCACCGGCGATTTCGTGTTGCCGGACTCATATATCTCAGTTATTGAGGCGGTAAAACACGCCGGTTTAGCCAATGGTGTCAAACCGGAGATTCATTGGATCAACTCGGATGTGTATGAGAAAAACCCCAGCCTCGTTAAGGAATTAAAAGATTATGATGGAGTGATTGTTCCGGGCGGTTTTGGCAGTAGAGGCATTGAGGGCAAGATTCAGGCAATTAAGTATGTCAGAGAAAACGGCATTCCTTATTTAGGATTGTGCTATGGCATGCAGCTTGCAACCATCGAATTTGCCCGTAACGTCGCAAAATTGACTGATGCTGCCAGTACGGAATTCAAACCAAATACCAAACATCCGGTAATTCATATCATGCCTGACCAAGCCGAAAAAATGGCCAAGAAACAGTATGGTAATACCATGAGACTAGGAGCATATCCGGCTGTGCTGGATAAGAATTCCAAAAGTATTGGGCTATATGGCACTAAAAAAATCAGCGAGCGTCATCGGCACCGCTATGAATTTAATAATGATTACCGCGACCGATTGACTAAAAAAGGGTTATTATTGGCGGGGTTATCACCAGACAAACATCTGGTTGAAATAATTGAAATTCCGTCTCATCCTTTCTTTGTGGGTACGCAGTTTCATCCAGAACTTAAATCTCGGCCATTAAATCCGCATCCTTTGTTCAAGGGGTTAGTGGCTGCGGCAAAAAAGCGTTCGGTCGCTAAGAAATAA
- the rpmA gene encoding 50S ribosomal protein L27 encodes MAHKKAGGSTHLGRDSQSKRLGIKLYEGEFAPAGSILVRQRGSKFRAGKNVKRGNDDTLYALIPGVVKFSRKKIKKFTGNIEWAKFVNILPKNSEK; translated from the coding sequence ATGGCACATAAGAAAGCCGGTGGATCCACACATCTTGGACGAGACTCCCAATCCAAACGACTTGGCATTAAGCTTTACGAGGGCGAATTTGCCCCCGCAGGAAGCATCTTAGTCCGCCAACGCGGCAGTAAATTCCGAGCCGGAAAAAATGTCAAGCGTGGCAATGATGATACGCTGTACGCCCTCATTCCAGGCGTAGTGAAATTCAGCCGCAAAAAGATCAAAAAATTTACCGGAAATATTGAATGGGCAAAATTTGTAAACATCTTGCCGAAAAATTCCGAAAAATAA
- a CDS encoding C39 family peptidase, whose amino-acid sequence MKISYFLIITLLVGILSGCAPRIESNFNAVANGEPDQIPVAADSKTATTSNQQDVEITESEVPLKPVKEEALVPKPTEMPEAGPEAVIPQKLDSEMVFVSQAPYAVWDQLHEEACEEASMIMVKKYFSKESLSAHIMEQEILDLVEWEQTQGYQIDLTAQETATILRDYFTLSAEVITDVNVERIKQELVAGKLIIVPAAGRELGNPYFQTPGPIYHMLIIKGFDDNTQEFITNDPGTRRGKDFRYSYQRLLSAIHDWDHELAKGGMTDEEISQGRKVIILVSN is encoded by the coding sequence ATGAAAATTAGCTATTTTTTGATAATAACCCTGTTAGTTGGAATTTTGAGTGGCTGTGCGCCTCGCATTGAGTCTAATTTTAATGCTGTAGCAAACGGCGAGCCTGATCAAATACCGGTTGCCGCTGACAGCAAAACGGCGACAACTTCCAACCAGCAAGACGTTGAAATTACCGAATCAGAGGTGCCCCTAAAGCCTGTTAAAGAAGAAGCGCTTGTTCCAAAGCCAACTGAGATGCCGGAAGCCGGGCCGGAAGCTGTTATACCTCAAAAATTAGATTCGGAAATGGTTTTTGTTTCCCAGGCTCCTTATGCAGTGTGGGATCAGTTGCACGAGGAAGCATGTGAAGAAGCGTCGATGATTATGGTAAAAAAGTATTTTTCTAAAGAGAGTCTGAGCGCTCACATAATGGAACAAGAAATTCTTGATTTAGTTGAGTGGGAGCAGACGCAGGGGTACCAAATTGATTTGACTGCTCAGGAAACGGCGACTATTTTACGCGACTATTTTACGCTTTCGGCCGAAGTAATAACTGACGTAAATGTTGAGCGGATTAAACAGGAATTAGTGGCAGGAAAGTTGATTATTGTTCCCGCCGCCGGCCGGGAACTTGGCAATCCGTATTTTCAAACGCCGGGGCCGATTTATCACATGCTAATCATTAAAGGGTTTGACGATAACACGCAGGAGTTTATTACTAATGATCCTGGAACAAGGCGTGGTAAAGATTTTCGGTATAGTTACCAGCGCCTGCTTAGTGCGATTCATGATTGGGATCATGAATTAGCAAAAGGAGGAATGACTGATGAAGAAATCAGTCAGGGACGCAAAGTGATAATTTTAGTTAGTAATTAA
- a CDS encoding cysteine desulfurase — translation MTIHKTRIYFDHAATTPIDKEVLESMMPFLTSEFGNASSVHWFGQTAAVAVEKARRQAADALNCRANEIYFTSGATESNNTVIKGLAQPGQHIIVSQIEHPSILEPAKIMERWGIEVTYLPPDSNGLVSVEAVSRAVKDSTVLVSVMYVNNEIGTVQPIAEIGRLIRELNQSRKQRIFFHTDAVQAANYCELDVEALGVDLLSLSGHKVYGPKGIGLLYRKAEVPLQSLLSGGGQEYGFRSGTLNVPAIVGFGRALELASKNRISDTKKILELRDYLINLILKKVPQARLNGDSEHRVANNANVLFPESEGETVLMLLDQAGFAVSSGSACSSGSLDPSHVLLALGLDATAAKASVRFSLGRGNNKKQIDNLILALLEALQK, via the coding sequence ATGACTATTCATAAGACAAGAATATATTTTGATCACGCCGCCACTACTCCAATTGACAAGGAGGTTTTAGAAAGCATGATGCCTTTTCTGACTTCAGAATTTGGCAATGCTTCGTCGGTCCATTGGTTCGGCCAGACGGCCGCAGTAGCTGTTGAAAAAGCCAGACGGCAGGCCGCTGATGCCCTGAATTGCCGGGCGAATGAAATCTACTTTACATCTGGTGCAACAGAGAGCAATAACACTGTTATAAAGGGTTTGGCTCAGCCCGGGCAGCATATTATCGTTTCGCAGATTGAGCACCCCTCAATTTTAGAACCGGCAAAAATAATGGAACGGTGGGGAATTGAAGTAACGTATTTACCGCCTGACAGTAATGGTTTAGTTTCGGTTGAGGCTGTGTCACGGGCGGTTAAAGATAGTACTGTTTTGGTTTCAGTTATGTACGTTAATAACGAGATTGGTACCGTCCAGCCGATTGCTGAAATTGGTCGGCTAATTAGAGAGCTTAACCAATCTCGTAAGCAAAGAATATTTTTTCATACAGATGCTGTACAAGCCGCTAATTATTGTGAGCTGGATGTTGAGGCATTGGGAGTGGATTTACTATCATTATCCGGCCATAAAGTGTATGGGCCAAAGGGTATTGGTTTGTTATACCGTAAGGCCGAAGTGCCGCTGCAGTCGCTACTCTCCGGCGGCGGTCAGGAATATGGTTTCCGGTCAGGAACTTTAAATGTTCCGGCCATTGTTGGTTTTGGCAGGGCGTTGGAGCTAGCTTCAAAGAATCGGATATCTGACACGAAAAAAATTTTAGAACTACGTGATTATCTTATTAATTTGATTTTAAAAAAAGTCCCTCAAGCGCGATTGAATGGTGATAGTGAACATCGGGTTGCTAATAACGCCAATGTTCTTTTCCCTGAGTCTGAAGGGGAAACGGTTTTAATGCTGCTTGATCAGGCTGGATTTGCTGTCTCAAGCGGTTCGGCCTGTTCTTCTGGATCGCTGGACCCGTCTCATGTTTTGCTGGCATTGGGTCTTGACGCGACGGCTGCCAAGGCTAGCGTTCGTTTTAGTCTTGGTCGCGGCAATAATAAAAAACAGATTGACAACCTGATTTTAGCACTACTTGAGGCTTTGCAAAAATAA
- a CDS encoding PilN domain-containing protein, with amino-acid sequence MINLNLIPPSKKNELRLTQFYIMIKNFVIAILLINILSAIALLSAKVVLQNHFNRIVEQTTLTTKYANTLSQDVKNFNTQLNAVASIQSEYLLWSKFFIDFSKLVPTGIGLDSITIKENRILLTGIASTRDELLSFQKNLESSPLFFNIEVPIDNLLRREDIDISVKADINIDEIKKYAD; translated from the coding sequence ATGATTAACCTCAACCTGATTCCGCCATCGAAGAAAAATGAGTTACGCCTGACTCAATTTTATATCATGATTAAAAATTTTGTTATTGCCATTTTATTGATTAATATACTGTCAGCCATTGCATTGCTGTCGGCAAAAGTAGTACTTCAAAATCACTTCAACCGGATTGTGGAGCAAACAACCCTAACCACTAAATATGCCAACACCTTAAGCCAAGATGTCAAAAATTTCAACACTCAACTAAACGCTGTTGCCAGTATCCAATCCGAATACTTGCTGTGGTCAAAATTTTTTATTGATTTTTCAAAATTAGTGCCGACCGGTATTGGCTTGGACAGCATAACCATTAAAGAAAATCGGATTCTTCTAACCGGCATTGCATCAACCCGAGACGAGCTTCTTAGCTTCCAAAAAAATTTGGAATCCTCTCCCCTGTTTTTCAACATTGAAGTACCAATTGACAACCTGCTGCGGCGAGAAGACATTGATATCAGCGTCAAAGCCGATATCAATATTGACGAAATAAAAAAATATGCAGACTAA